GTAAAAGTGCAGGCCGTGTGGACCCTCGCCGCGTATCACCCTACCGAACTCAAGCACGAGCTGGCCAAAATTGCCAAGGGAGCCTCGGCCCAAAGCAATGGCTTTGGCGGCAACGACATGGACCCGCGCAGCTGCACCCAGATACCGACCGTGAAAGAGGCGCTGGATGCCCTGGTGGCCCAGCTCTGACGCAGCACTTTACCCAGGCGTAGCGGGCAATTAAGCTGCCAGGAGCGCCAGCCCGAGCGGGTCATTTTACCGACAAATACCGCCCGGTAGTTATTACCCAGAAGGAAACAGAGCGCTTTCAGCCACCCAGCAGCTGGCGCATTTCCTGCGCATTGCCAATGGCCGAGCCACCGATATCATTATTAAAGTACAAATACGCCTGCTCTACGCCGGGCGTAGCGGCTACCGCGCTGGCATAGCGCCGAAGCGCCTCGGTAGGGTAGGGCGAGGCGTAGAGGTCGGGCACGCCGTGGAAGCGGTAGTAGAGCGTAGGGGTAGTGGCAAGTACGGTATCAGGTAGCAGGGGGTGGCTTTGGCCCGAAAAGCCGATGCCGCGCTGGCGCAGCGCTTCGTACACCTCCTCGCGCCACCAGCTGGCGTGCCGAAACTCCAGCACGTTGACGAAAGATGGGTCGAGGCAGTCGAGAATGCGGGTGAGGCGGTCGGGCTCGTAAGCCATGCGCGGCGGCAGCTGAAACAGCACCGGCCCCAGCTTTTCGAGCAGGCCCCGGCCCGCCGTAGCGTAAAAATCGCCGAGCAGCTGGCCTACGCCGTGAAACTGCTTGTAGTGCGTGATAAGCTGCGGAGCTTTCAGGGCAAACTGAAAACCGGCCGGACTCTGCGCGTACCAGTTTTCCAGAAACGACAGCTGCGGAAACCGATAGAAAGTAACGTTCAGCTCCAGCGTGCTGAAATGCTGGCTATAAAACTCAAACCAGCGGCGCATGGGGAGCTTTTCAGGGTAAAAAACACCGCGCCAGTGCCGGTAGTGATAGCCCGAGCAGCCGATATGATAAGTCATAATTATAATATGATATATTTAAAATATATTTTGCCTGGCTGGCCCGCTACCTTTCCAGCGCGCACACCTGCTGCCAGATGGCCTCATTTACCGGAATGCCCTGCGCCAGATTAGCCGTGCGCGTAGCCAGCGACTGCTCGCCGGGGTAAAAGATGCCGGTGCTGCCGGGGCCGGACGGGCTGCTTTTGGTAAACTGCAATATATGCTCGATAACTTCTTGGTGCAGTGCTGGTTGCCGGATGGCGATAAAGCACTGCGATACGCCGCTTTCCTGCCCGGCCTGGGTGATATCGGCCGTAGAGCGGCCCCCGCTGAGCGCGGCCAGCACCACGTCAAGCATCAGCGCCAGTCCCGAGCCTTTCCAGAAGCCGATGGGCGCGCCGCGCTGCGAGGTCATAATGGCCCCGGCATCGGTGGTGAGGTGGCCGGCCTGGTCGTAGCCGCCGGGCACGGGCAGCGGCTCGCCGGCCGCCGCATACGTGCTCATCTTACCGAACGAATATTGTGAAATGGCCATATCGAGCACGAGGTGGCCGCCGGGGCGCGGCACGGCCAGTACCAGCGGGTTGTTGCCAAGCCGGGCGTCGGTGCCGCCCCAGGGCGTTACGTTGGCAATGGTGTTGGTAAAGCAGAGGCCGATGCAGCCGCCTTCGGCGGCCTGCCAGCCGTAGCTGCCGCCGCGCATCCAGTGGTTGGTATGGCGCAGCGCTACGCAGCCGATGCCGTGCGCCTGGGCCAGCTCGATGGCGCGGGCCATGCCGGCGGCGGCATTGGTGGGGCCGGGGCCATAGTGGCCGTCCCAGCGCTCAACCAGGCCGTTGGCTTCCAGTAGTTCGGGCTCGGCCCCAGGCCGTACCAGGCCGGCCCGGACGTGGCCCACGAAAGTAGGAAAGCGGTTGAGGCCGTGCGTGTACACGCCATCGCGGCTATTGTCGGCAAACAGCGTGGCGCACTGCCCGGCCTTGGTGGGCTCAAAGCCGAGCGCCAGCAGCACACGCTCAAATTCTTGTCGAAGCTGTAAGTAAGGGATGCGCATAGGAGTAGCTTTACGGAAAATACGGCTGAGCGATGGACGGCTATAGTTGCCCGTTCGGTTTGGCCCTGGGCTCTTCACCGTGATGAAAAAACAACAGCTTACCCGTTGCCTGCTCGGAGCTTTAGCCGGCGTGGCAGTAGCCATCAGCGGCCGTGCGCAAACTGCACCCGCCTTTACGCCGGCCGTGCAGGCCTTTATCAAAGTAAATGCCCCGGTGGTAGCCCTCACCGATGCCAAGGTTATGGATGGCACCGGCCGGCCCGCGCTGCTGCACCAAACCGTGGTGCTGCGCAATGGCCGCATTGAGCAGGTGGGCAGCGCCAAAAAGGTGAAAGTGCCGGCCGGGGCCGAGGTCGTCAATTGCACCGGCAAAACGCTGATTCCTGGCCTGGTGATGCTGCACGAGCACCTCTACTATACCATGCCGGCGGGCGGGTTTTTTAATATTGCCCAAATGCCCTATTCGTTTCCGCGCCTGTATCTGGCCGGGGGCGCTACCACCATTCGCACGGCTGGCAGCATCGAGCCGCAAACCGATTTGGCCCTGAAGCGCCTTATCAGCGAAGGGAAATTTATTGGCCCCGATATGGATGTAACTGCGCCCTACATGGAGGAGCCGGGCATGGATATTCCGGCCCTGAACACCGTGAAAGGCCCCGAAGATGCTGCCGCGAGCACAAAGTTCTGGGCCGATAAGGGCTGCACATCATTTAAGATGTACATGCACGCCACCCGCGCCGACCTGGCCGCCGTGGTGCGCGAGGCCCACGCCCGCCACCTCAAAGTAACCGGGCATCTCTGCGCCATTACCTACCGCGAGGCCGCCGAAACGGGCATCGACAACCTGGAGCACGGCTTTATGGCCAGCTCCGATTTTCTGACCGGCAAAGTGGCCGATGCCTGCGACTACCCGGCTGCCCACCAGGCGTTGCAGCGCCTGCCCCAGAACAGCCCGGCCATGACCGACCTTATCAAGCTGCTCATTAGCAAGCACGTAGCGCTTACCTCTACGCTGCCCGTGTTTGAGCCCTACACCGGCCGCGAGGTGGTGCTGGGCGGCGGCCTGGCGGCGCTGGTGCCCCAGCTGCAAGAGCGCGAAACCGCCACCTGGAACGCCAGCCAGGGCAAAGACTCGGCCAGCGTGTCGCTGTTCAAAAAAGAGCAAGCCTGGGAAAAGCAGTTTTACGATGCCGGCGGCCTGCTCGTGGCCGGCACCGACCCCACCGGCGCGGGCCGTACCATTGCCGGCTACGCCAACCGCCGCCAGGTTGAGCTGCTGGTAGAGGGCGGTTTCACGCCGCTGCAAGCCATCAAGATATGCACCCTGAATGGGGCCATCTACCTGGGCCGCGACCGCGAAATTGGCACCATCGAAGCCGGCAAGCAGGCCGACCTGGTGCTGGTCAACGGCGACCCCGAAAAGGATATTCGCCAGCTGCGCCAGATGGAAATCGTGTTCAAGCAGGGCGTCGGCTTCGACTCGCCCAAGCTGTTTGAGTCGATGAAGGGCAAGGTTGGTCTGAACTAGCTATCCCGGTTTAAAACAGGATAGCTTTGGGTTATTGCGAATGAAAAAACTGCTTGCCTTACTGCTGGCGCTGATACTGCTTGGCGCAGCCGCTGCCCAGGCGCAGAAAGCAAAAACTCACGGCCAGCTGCCACCGGCGCGCTGGCCGGCGGCCAAAGCCACTACCTGGTATAGCACCCAGGCATGGCTGGCCGGCGCCAACTTCATTCCCAGCACGGCTATCAATCAGCTGGAGATGTGGCAGGCGGCTACTTTTGACCCGCAAACCATTGATAAAGAGCTGGGTTGGGCCGAAGGTATTGGCTTCAATACCATGCGGGTATTTTTGCACAGCCTGGCCTGGAAGCAGGACCCGGCCGGCTTTAAAAAGCGGGTGAGCGACTACCTGGCGATTGCCGATAGGCACCACATGCAGACCATCTTCGTGTTTTTCGACGACTGCTGGAACAAAGACCCGCAACCCGGCCGGCAACCGGCACCCAAGCCGGGCATTCACAATTCGGGCTGGATGCAGGACCCCGGCGACCCCGCCTCGCGCGACTCGGCCACCTTTATGCAGCTGCGGCCCTACGTAACGGATGTGCTCACCAGCTTTGCCCACGATAAGCGCGTGCTGCTCTGGGATTTGTATAATGAGCCCGGCAATAGCAACAAGGGGATGGCGTCGCTGCCGCTGCTGCGCAATGTCTTTGCCTGGGCCGCAGCCGTGCGCCCCGACCAGCCGCTGAGCGCGGGGCTGTGGAACTGGGAATTCGAGGCGCTTAACGCTTTTCAGGCGCTGCATTCCGACGTTATCACCTACCATGACT
The sequence above is drawn from the Hymenobacter baengnokdamensis genome and encodes:
- a CDS encoding DUF72 domain-containing protein, which produces MTYHIGCSGYHYRHWRGVFYPEKLPMRRWFEFYSQHFSTLELNVTFYRFPQLSFLENWYAQSPAGFQFALKAPQLITHYKQFHGVGQLLGDFYATAGRGLLEKLGPVLFQLPPRMAYEPDRLTRILDCLDPSFVNVLEFRHASWWREEVYEALRQRGIGFSGQSHPLLPDTVLATTPTLYYRFHGVPDLYASPYPTEALRRYASAVAATPGVEQAYLYFNNDIGGSAIGNAQEMRQLLGG
- the yiaK gene encoding 3-dehydro-L-gulonate 2-dehydrogenase; translated protein: MRIPYLQLRQEFERVLLALGFEPTKAGQCATLFADNSRDGVYTHGLNRFPTFVGHVRAGLVRPGAEPELLEANGLVERWDGHYGPGPTNAAAGMARAIELAQAHGIGCVALRHTNHWMRGGSYGWQAAEGGCIGLCFTNTIANVTPWGGTDARLGNNPLVLAVPRPGGHLVLDMAISQYSFGKMSTYAAAGEPLPVPGGYDQAGHLTTDAGAIMTSQRGAPIGFWKGSGLALMLDVVLAALSGGRSTADITQAGQESGVSQCFIAIRQPALHQEVIEHILQFTKSSPSGPGSTGIFYPGEQSLATRTANLAQGIPVNEAIWQQVCALER
- a CDS encoding amidohydrolase family protein, with translation MKKQQLTRCLLGALAGVAVAISGRAQTAPAFTPAVQAFIKVNAPVVALTDAKVMDGTGRPALLHQTVVLRNGRIEQVGSAKKVKVPAGAEVVNCTGKTLIPGLVMLHEHLYYTMPAGGFFNIAQMPYSFPRLYLAGGATTIRTAGSIEPQTDLALKRLISEGKFIGPDMDVTAPYMEEPGMDIPALNTVKGPEDAAASTKFWADKGCTSFKMYMHATRADLAAVVREAHARHLKVTGHLCAITYREAAETGIDNLEHGFMASSDFLTGKVADACDYPAAHQALQRLPQNSPAMTDLIKLLISKHVALTSTLPVFEPYTGREVVLGGGLAALVPQLQERETATWNASQGKDSASVSLFKKEQAWEKQFYDAGGLLVAGTDPTGAGRTIAGYANRRQVELLVEGGFTPLQAIKICTLNGAIYLGRDREIGTIEAGKQADLVLVNGDPEKDIRQLRQMEIVFKQGVGFDSPKLFESMKGKVGLN
- a CDS encoding glycoside hydrolase 5 family protein, with protein sequence MKKLLALLLALILLGAAAAQAQKAKTHGQLPPARWPAAKATTWYSTQAWLAGANFIPSTAINQLEMWQAATFDPQTIDKELGWAEGIGFNTMRVFLHSLAWKQDPAGFKKRVSDYLAIADRHHMQTIFVFFDDCWNKDPQPGRQPAPKPGIHNSGWMQDPGDPASRDSATFMQLRPYVTDVLTSFAHDKRVLLWDLYNEPGNSNKGMASLPLLRNVFAWAAAVRPDQPLSAGLWNWEFEALNAFQALHSDVITYHDYDEAPAHQRVIDLLATHGRPLLCTEYMARPRNSRFTTILPLLKSHHVAAISWGLVAGKTNTKYAWDTPLADGSEPAEWFHEVFRPEGTPYRRDETDFIRKMTGN